A genomic window from Barnesiella propionica includes:
- a CDS encoding helix-turn-helix domain-containing protein, whose product MELINKDTPQVKDFISSLDSMLNGIESIVKHYKPHLNGEHFLSNHEVSKKLNVSLRTLQEWRDTGLIPFIQIKGKIIYRQSDIDKLLEKHYFESWKE is encoded by the coding sequence ATGGAACTTATAAATAAAGATACACCGCAAGTCAAAGACTTTATTTCTTCGCTCGATTCAATGCTGAACGGCATTGAATCTATTGTCAAGCACTACAAGCCCCACCTGAACGGAGAGCATTTTCTTTCTAACCATGAAGTTTCCAAAAAGCTGAATGTCAGTTTACGAACTCTGCAAGAATGGCGAGATACAGGATTAATCCCCTTTATCCAGATAAAAGGTAAAATCATCTACCGCCAAAGTGATATTGACAAACTGCTCGAAAAGCACTACTTTGAAAGTTGGAAGGAATAA
- a CDS encoding helix-turn-helix domain-containing protein, translated as MDIVAIERVSFDMCIEKEWIEGKTLAASLNISLRTLQSLRESGKLSFSTVGKKVYYKVSEVQKLLDSGRIKVTIKE; from the coding sequence ATGGATATAGTAGCAATAGAAAGAGTTTCCTTTGATATGTGTATTGAGAAAGAATGGATAGAGGGCAAGACATTGGCAGCTTCCTTAAATATATCTTTGCGGACATTACAGTCTTTACGGGAGAGTGGCAAACTTTCTTTTTCGACCGTTGGCAAGAAAGTATATTATAAGGTTTCCGAAGTACAAAAATTATTGGATTCAGGTAGAATAAAAGTAACCATTAAAGAATAA
- a CDS encoding helix-turn-helix domain-containing protein produces the protein MDLYTNEDSQELLQSLDKALLYIEYVLKSNKPMFEGERYLTSEELCSILKISRRTLQYYRDDGIFPFIQLLGKVLFRESDIKKVLEDRFRSAYNIEDYSL, from the coding sequence ATGGATTTGTACACGAATGAGGATAGCCAAGAATTATTGCAATCTTTAGATAAGGCTTTACTTTATATAGAATATGTATTGAAGAGTAATAAGCCCATGTTTGAGGGTGAACGGTATCTGACAAGTGAAGAACTTTGTTCTATACTCAAAATCAGCCGTAGAACTTTACAGTATTATCGGGATGATGGTATTTTCCCTTTTATTCAACTTCTGGGCAAAGTGCTGTTTCGTGAATCGGATATAAAGAAGGTTTTGGAAGATAGGTTTCGTTCTGCCTATAATATAGAAGATTATTCTCTTTAG
- a CDS encoding site-specific integrase, with protein MKRQTFNVLFFIRKTRTVKSGETPIMLRITIQGQLAEMQLKRTVKPELWSQAKERCTGKDSKSVEVNRYLESVKLRLYEIHRTLEDENKLINPMEIKRRFLGLDEKHMMFFEVFQEHNDKCRELIGKDYAKVTISRFDTCLKYFKEMLLKQYHLKDIPMKEINNAIIQDYIHFLKSKKNLQENTVIRYMKVVKKITNMALANDWIDKNPFMNIHFHEQEVHKEFLTKEELEILRTKVFNVPRLELVRDIFLFQCWTGLAFIDVSELKPEHLVSDNQGNVWIRKARQKTKVMCNIPLLDIPLAILDKYKGYPLCEKKGTLLPVPCNQKANSYLKEIADFCGIKKNLTTHTGRHTFSTVVTLANNVSLENVSKMLGHTNTKMTQRYAKVLDQSILRDMQNVRENFSIKTT; from the coding sequence ATGAAACGACAGACTTTCAACGTGCTGTTCTTCATCCGCAAAACAAGAACAGTAAAATCAGGTGAAACACCTATCATGTTGCGGATAACTATTCAAGGTCAATTAGCTGAAATGCAGCTAAAACGAACCGTTAAGCCAGAACTTTGGTCGCAAGCTAAAGAACGGTGTACAGGTAAAGATTCTAAATCAGTAGAAGTAAACCGTTATCTGGAATCGGTAAAATTACGCTTGTATGAGATTCATCGGACTTTGGAAGATGAAAACAAACTTATTAATCCGATGGAAATCAAAAGACGTTTTCTCGGGCTGGATGAAAAGCACATGATGTTCTTTGAAGTATTCCAAGAACACAACGACAAATGCAGAGAACTGATAGGCAAGGATTATGCAAAGGTCACTATCTCCCGTTTTGATACATGCTTAAAGTATTTTAAAGAAATGCTTCTAAAACAGTATCATCTAAAGGATATTCCGATGAAAGAAATAAATAATGCCATCATTCAGGATTATATTCATTTCTTGAAGTCGAAAAAGAATCTGCAAGAAAATACAGTTATCCGCTACATGAAAGTAGTCAAGAAGATTACTAACATGGCTCTTGCAAATGACTGGATAGATAAGAATCCGTTTATGAATATCCACTTCCATGAGCAGGAAGTACATAAGGAATTTCTAACCAAAGAAGAATTAGAAATTTTACGAACTAAAGTTTTCAATGTGCCACGTTTGGAATTGGTACGTGATATTTTCTTATTTCAGTGCTGGACTGGATTAGCGTTCATAGATGTATCGGAATTGAAACCCGAACATTTGGTATCAGATAATCAAGGGAACGTCTGGATAAGAAAAGCTCGCCAAAAGACAAAAGTCATGTGTAACATTCCACTCTTGGATATTCCATTAGCTATATTGGATAAGTACAAAGGCTATCCGCTTTGTGAAAAGAAAGGTACATTATTACCTGTTCCATGCAACCAAAAGGCAAACAGTTATTTGAAAGAAATAGCTGATTTCTGCGGAATTAAGAAGAACCTGACCACGCATACCGGACGTCATACATTTTCGACTGTCGTTACGCTGGCTAACAATGTATCATTGGAAAATGTATCTAAGATGCTCGGTCATACCAATACAAAAATGACACAGCGATACGCCAAAGTATTAGATCAAAGTATTCTCCGAGATATGCAAAATGTACGGGAGAACTTCTCTATTAAAACGACCTAA